The region ATGACCTGACTCCATAATCATACacttattgttgtttgtttccttttaatTGTTACCAATCTTTTTAAAGCCAACTGTATTGATTAGCTTTGCTGAGAGATCACACCTTAAGCCAGATTGTACTTCTACTCAGGGTgacaatttctttcttttttcttttttttttttttaaactggagaGAGTTTAAGGTTTGTTGAACATGTGAAGGATTACAGAGCTATCCAGGCCAATGACAGGGGGCATTCATGCTGCCActaatgttggttttttttttgtttgtttgtttgtttttttttttaaaaataatttacacgTTTCTTCTGTTACATACAGCATATCTAAGTTAAAATAACGTGAACTTTACGTTTCCACTTCCATGTCTCTTTTAATCCACTCAGCACGTTTACAGTGCACATTCagcctaaaaaaaaccctgaaaaattAAAGAGTTAACCTACCACCCTCCCCAGTAACCCACCATCTACTTAGTAGTACaccacctcatcaactaccactacactGCTGATTACAAGGaattataatgttaaaaaatatcattaaatctAGAAGGAAGAAGTAGAAATAGCGTGCATTCAGGTTTGCACACTGATATAACAGGCCCAGAGTCTGAAAGTCCTTTTTCATTTGGGACGTTTGTATTTTTCGGCCAGTTGTCACTTTGAACACAACGAATAACTGTTGTGTCACACCTAATGAAGTTTTCTAATATCCAAGAATCACTGGAAAGTGaaactgttacatttaaattaacaattttaatgtaaaatagtCACAGCGATCAGCTCTGAAGGAAGTCTGAATAAACGGCATCATGAGCCTCGGCCGTCCACAGCGTGTTTGCTGCCACCAGAAAAACGTCACTTTATTAGAAACGCATCCACAGCAGATGGTTGTTTTGACATCGAGTCCCTGAACAAACATGTGGACCAGCTGGAAAACGAGTTTTGGTGCAGCCGTGAAGCTTTTTCGATCATTTTAGGAGAAAAATGAGCAGGAAAAGCTGCTGAGCATTGCTGTCCATAGCGGGAATATGTGAGGTTTGGAGGCTCCACAGACAAAATGCAGAAATCATCAGAGCTTTACAAGACTTCAGTATGGAGATAAACAAGTCCGCTATCGGTCCCTCCACTCTCAGCCTGCAGCACTTCTCCTACAATtagtttttagtcttttatcAGTGAGGAGAAAACACAAGTCGCGCGGCATCCAGACTGCACGGAGGAGTCCAGGGCCGCGTTGAGTCTCCACGGTTCTCACGGTGTGTTTAAGGACAGCCTCCTGCTCGGAGTTCTCCAACAGTCCAGTCAGACTCTCGCATAAGCCTGAGTGAGAATATCAACTTCAGTGGAAGATGGCAGAAGTAGCTCCAGCAACAGCGCCGGCTAAAGCAGCCAAGAAGAAGGCCCCCAGGCCGAAGAGGGCCGGCCCTAGCATCGGTGAGCTCATCGTTAAAGCTGTGTCCGCATCCAAGGAGAGGAGTGGTGTGTCCGCGGCCGCCCTCAAAAAAGCCCTGGCTGCCGGCGGATACGATGTGGAGAAGAACAAGTCCCGCGTCAAGACCGCTATCAAGGCTCTGGTGGCCAAGGGCACTCTAGTGCAGACCAAGGGGATCGGGGCCTCCGGCTCCTTCAAGATGAGCAAGACGGCTGCTGCTCCCAAGGTTAAGAAACCGGCTAAGAAATCCGTTGCTAAAACCAAAAAGCCCGCAGCCAAGAAACCTACAGCGGCCAAAAAGCCCAAAGCAGCGGTCAAGAAATCAGCAGTCGCGAAGAAATCCCCCAAGAAGGCCAAGAAACCCACGCCGGCCAAAAAAGCAGCTAAGAGCCCCAAGAAGGCTACAAAGAGCCCCAAGAAGCCTGCAAAGAAAGCCCCTGCAGCCAAGAAAACCCCTGTGAAGAAGCAAACCAAGCCTAAAGTCAAGAAAGCTGCAGCCAAGAAAAAGTGAGCTGACAAAGCTCAGTCTAACAAAAGGCTCTTTTAAGAGCCACCCAATTTATCTTCAGAGagcatttttctaattttctattagtattattattgttgttgttgttgttatcatttttttattcatagtCAGGCACAAATGATTTTCCTGCAAATGGGGGCCAGAAAAAAGACATGGTTGGACCTACCTTTGTAAATAtgggattaaaaataaaattgataatGATTTATCATACCAATTATCTAAACTGACACAAGCAGATTtggcaaatgaaaacaaaaaggcaaatgaaaggcttatttttacttactttaaaTTCTATGTAAAGTATTTGAAACATCTGATATGTTATTCATATTGTGACCATAATTTGGTCTTTTACAGAAAGCATTAAAACTTCCCTGTTATGTGAAGCTGAGTGAGACTGTTAAAATACTGTCTGTTCTGTCAGACTTCAAGAGGAGAATTTAAAGAGATTTAAAGAAGATtcatttataacttttttattttttagattttagtgtCTTCTGTCACTGGACTGTTGGTGAGGACAGACACATACTTGTTCTCATGTGGTCCAGCCACTGGGGACACATTTCTCTGTAGTCAACACAAGGTCCCTGCATTAGATAAACTATTATATCCATTTTTATCTTGTAAAATTTACTGTATTAAATCTAAACACATGGGAgcataacaaaatgaaaatgataaaagcaCAGCATTAAGAGTGCACATTATTATGGCCCCAAGGCCAGTGAcgaaaatgctaaaatgtaaaaaaaaaaaaaaaaacaaaacaggggaataaaatagttcctatattggctaaaatgaatgaattaataaattagtagatataATATATAGTAAATAAATCTCACTCTGCAGAGAGAATGagcatttcaaagtaaaagctctGACACCCAGTCTATTCATAATGGTGCTATAttacacttatttattttatacccttatttattaacttatttGCAAGTCACTTCCACTCCATTCACTCTGATCCCAGGACCCATTTTTGGAGcatgacccaccagttgggaactaCTGTGTCATCACATAGCTTATGTAGCCTTAACACTTTATTAATTGAGtctattttgactttttatatgATTTGTATTCATGCACTACGGTGTTTTACCttgttaatgttaaaatatgtaacTCAATCAAGATCCATCTCTCTCgctctgcatttaaaaaaaataaaaaataaattaaaatcgAGAAAGCATTAATTTCCCGCCTCAAAGGTTCATCAGTGTCAACGTTTCAATTGTTAGAACAGATGTCTCCTACCAGCAGAGCTCAACTACGTCCGCAGAATGGATTTATATGCCGATGCTTTTCCGTCAGGCAATCAGTTTTTTCGTTAGATTGAACTGTTGAAAATGTCTGGTCGCGGTAAGGGAGGTAAAGGTCTCGGTAAAGGAGGCGCTAAGCGTCACCGTAAAGTTCTCCGTGATAACATCCAGGGAATCACTAAACCTGCCATCCGTCGTCTGGCTCGCCGTGGCGGAGTCAAGCGTATCTCTGGTCTCATCTACGAGGAGACCCGTGGTGTGCTGAAGGTATTTCTGGAGAACGTCATCCGTGATGCTGTCACCTATACCGAGCACGCTAAGAGGAAGACTGTGACCGCCATGGATGTGGTTTACGCTCTGAAGAGACAGGGCCGCACTCTGTACGGCTTCGGAGGTTAAATCACTGCAACACCCTATCGCACTACAACGGCTCTTTTAAGAGCCACCCAACTCCCAAGGAGAGCTGATTCCTAACAGTGTTTACTATAATCATTTCTTGGAGAAGGAATTTCCACTAATTAACTTGATGTGAGTAGAAACTGAACATAAAGTCTTTGTCAATGGAAGAAATCACTTTCTTCACAAACCAGCTGTAGTTCGACATAAAACCAATGTCACCAGATTAAAAATCTATTACCAAGTAGTAACCATTTCCTAAAGCAATTGCTGATCAGTGTAATTTGCACAACAGCTGAAGAAGTAGGTCTTTGGGCTGAGAAAGTGGGTGcttaaatcaaaaatgaaaaattggtTAAATACAGCTTCTACCAGTGGGTGTTGGCTGATCATGAATTGACATGTTTCAAAGCAGCAACAGTATTGACACACTTTTGAATTGCTGTTTCTATTTAGTTTAAATGACAGATACATGATCACATTGgacatgaaatgaaaagtcCAAGGTCATAAATGCCACAACCAATGAGTTGACAAAAATTTTATCTTATATATGGTGCTTTATATCtttcaaaacattacaatttcaGTGAATTTTGGTGTACTCAATATATAATAGAGTGCACCTGGTctttattttgcttaaaaaaatgtaagaggTATATAGATTTATCGCAAGTCATAGTAAAAACAGCtcggatgttttgtttttctgtcaacagagtcaacaaacacttaaaatcagcaaaaaaacaaaaagtgcagttATCCCACACATTCATCTTCATCTCCACACACACGAAATAACAATTGTCTCTGTTGCACAAGCAAGTTTTCATCCTCCACCGCTCactatcaatttatttatttaaggacTTAGTCACTGACACTTATTTATTGATCAGAGACTGTTGTACATAATTTATCGCCATGTATTACATGattggga is a window of Plectropomus leopardus isolate mb unplaced genomic scaffold, YSFRI_Pleo_2.0 unplaced_scaffold28059, whole genome shotgun sequence DNA encoding:
- the LOC121937973 gene encoding histone H1-like — its product is MAEVAPATAPAKAAKKKAPRPKRAGPSIGELIVKAVSASKERSGVSAAALKKALAAGGYDVEKNKSRVKTAIKALVAKGTLVQTKGIGASGSFKMSKTAAAPKVKKPAKKSVAKTKKPAAKKPTAAKKPKAAVKKSAVAKKSPKKAKKPTPAKKAAKSPKKATKSPKKPAKKAPAAKKTPVKKQTKPKVKKAAAKKK